The following proteins are encoded in a genomic region of Candidatus Edwardsbacteria bacterium:
- a CDS encoding GNAT family protein, which yields MFEGKKVRLRAYRKEDIPQALEYINDPEVKKNLVIGIPFPLKLEDEEKFFNDMSAFKDSYSFAIETLDGSKYIGGCGTNKVDWKNRYAMVGIFIGDEQYRGKGYGSDAMRVLLRFIFDEMNLDKVKLEVFSFNQRAIKSYVKCGFRQEGVLRQEIFREGKYHDVILMGILRSEWEKLNS from the coding sequence ATGTTCGAAGGAAAGAAGGTCCGTTTAAGGGCCTATCGGAAAGAGGATATCCCGCAGGCTCTGGAATACATCAACGATCCCGAGGTGAAAAAGAACCTGGTGATAGGGATCCCCTTCCCCCTGAAACTGGAGGACGAGGAGAAGTTCTTCAATGACATGAGCGCATTCAAAGATTCATATTCGTTTGCCATAGAGACCTTGGACGGTTCGAAATACATCGGCGGCTGCGGGACCAACAAGGTCGATTGGAAGAACCGCTACGCCATGGTGGGCATATTCATCGGGGACGAGCAGTACCGGGGCAAGGGTTACGGCAGCGACGCCATGAGGGTCCTGCTGCGCTTCATCTTCGACGAGATGAACCTGGACAAGGTCAAGCTGGAGGTGTTCTCCTTCAACCAGCGGGCTATCAAAAGCTATGTTAAATGCGGCTTCCGCCAGGAAGGGGTGCTGCGGCAGGAGATATTCCGGGAGGGGAAATACCACGATGTGATCCTGATGGGCATCCTGCGGTCGGAATGGGAGAAGCTGAACAGTTAG
- a CDS encoding GNAT family N-acetyltransferase, which yields MRTRPNIIIRLARKTDLNEWLAMRRALWPDCPPQKHRKEMAEVLADKRDQPAWVAESLSGEIIGFLEVSVRNYADGAGRQDVGYLEGWYVKPKYRKQGAVRALVKTAEEWADRRGFSHMGSDTWVGNRGSYRAHRAMGYKDVGRDVHFVKKLKIKNKR from the coding sequence ATGAGAACCAGGCCAAACATAATAATCCGTCTGGCTAGGAAAACCGACCTTAACGAATGGCTGGCCATGCGCCGGGCATTGTGGCCCGATTGTCCGCCCCAAAAGCACCGGAAGGAAATGGCGGAGGTCCTGGCCGATAAAAGAGATCAGCCGGCCTGGGTGGCCGAATCCCTTTCCGGTGAGATCATCGGCTTTCTGGAGGTCTCGGTCCGCAACTACGCCGACGGGGCCGGCAGGCAGGATGTCGGATACCTCGAGGGCTGGTATGTAAAACCCAAGTACCGCAAGCAGGGCGCGGTCCGGGCGCTGGTCAAAACCGCCGAGGAATGGGCTGACCGCCGTGGTTTTTCGCATATGGGCTCTGATACCTGGGTCGGCAATAGGGGCAGTTACAGGGCCCACCGGGCCATGGGTTATAAGGATGTCGGCCGGGACGTGCATTTTGTTAAAAAATTAAAGATCAAAAATAAAAGATAA
- a CDS encoding alpha/beta fold hydrolase: MIFYPQRISQAEVEGIRKNHKNVEEISLKTKDGITVKGWFVNNGSAGRPKILFYFGGNAEEVSYLIEKAPEFNDWSLVLINYRGYGQSGGKVSERSLYGDALEIYDHFINRKDIKDPKIAVMGRSIGTGVATYLPSKRKADAVVLVSPYTSLKDVAKAHYPFLPVGLILKYKFDSSKRVPEIKAPVLIMVATEDRTIPPRQSYQLAEKWGGKVTVKEIAGADHNSLSNESGYWAAIAYFLDGI; encoded by the coding sequence ATGATCTTTTATCCTCAAAGGATCAGCCAGGCCGAGGTCGAAGGCATAAGAAAGAACCACAAAAATGTTGAAGAAATTAGCCTGAAGACAAAGGACGGAATAACAGTAAAGGGCTGGTTTGTCAATAATGGTTCCGCCGGCAGGCCGAAGATCCTGTTCTATTTCGGCGGCAACGCCGAGGAGGTTTCCTATCTGATAGAAAAAGCCCCGGAGTTCAATGACTGGTCGTTGGTACTTATCAATTACCGGGGATACGGCCAGAGCGGGGGCAAGGTGAGCGAAAGATCGCTTTATGGCGATGCGCTAGAGATATATGATCATTTTATCAACCGGAAGGATATAAAAGACCCCAAGATCGCGGTCATGGGCCGGAGCATCGGCACCGGGGTGGCCACCTATCTGCCAAGCAAAAGAAAGGCCGATGCCGTGGTTTTGGTATCTCCATACACCAGCCTTAAAGATGTGGCAAAGGCACATTATCCGTTTTTACCAGTGGGATTGATCCTCAAATATAAATTCGACTCTAGCAAACGGGTCCCGGAAATCAAGGCTCCCGTGTTGATCATGGTGGCCACGGAGGACAGGACCATCCCGCCCCGGCAATCATACCAGCTAGCCGAAAAATGGGGCGGGAAGGTGACGGTGAAAGAAATAGCCGGGGCTGATCACAACTCGCTCAGCAATGAGAGCGGGTATTGGGCGGCCATCGCATACTTTTTGGACGGCATATAA
- a CDS encoding GNAT family N-acetyltransferase → MNMMPTLTTERLILLPFTLDDASELQKLAGARAIADTTINIPHPYPEGAAEKWISTHRDEYQKNGSVAWAVVLKDSPQLIGCISLGVDSKNERAELGYWISQTFWGRGYCTEAAKAVLGYGFRQTKLNRIFAFYLSRNPASGKVMAKIGMKKEGEMRQHIKKWDQFEDIIHYGILDAEYNP, encoded by the coding sequence ATGAACATGATGCCAACATTAACCACGGAACGTTTGATATTGCTGCCTTTCACGCTGGACGATGCTTCGGAGTTGCAAAAATTGGCCGGAGCCCGCGCGATCGCCGATACTACCATAAATATTCCACACCCGTACCCAGAGGGTGCCGCCGAAAAGTGGATAAGCACGCACCGGGATGAATACCAAAAAAATGGTTCGGTTGCCTGGGCTGTCGTGTTGAAAGATTCGCCCCAGCTGATAGGATGCATTTCTTTGGGCGTTGATAGTAAAAACGAAAGAGCCGAGTTGGGCTATTGGATAAGCCAGACGTTTTGGGGCCGTGGCTACTGCACTGAGGCGGCTAAGGCTGTCTTGGGTTATGGTTTCCGGCAAACCAAGCTTAATAGGATATTTGCTTTTTATTTAAGCCGTAATCCGGCCTCGGGGAAAGTCATGGCGAAGATCGGCATGAAAAAGGAAGGCGAGATGCGCCAACATATAAAAAAATGGGACCAGTTCGAAGATATAATACACTATGGCATTTTAGATGCCGAATACAATCCATGA